One stretch of Riemerella columbina DNA includes these proteins:
- a CDS encoding ABC transporter ATP-binding protein, which translates to MIKARNIHKSYDDLEVLKGVDIEIKDAEVVSIVGESGAGKSTLLQILGTLDLPTDIQQHQTEITIDGQSFLKMKDQELSRFRNENIGFVFQNHQLLPEFTALENVLLPIKISAKDEAEYIKKAYSLFEELKIEERMHHKPKQLSGGEAQRVAVIRALINSPKVIFADEPTGNLDSKNAEALHQLFFDLRDKYHQTFIIVTHNNSLADRTDRKLVMRDGMIL; encoded by the coding sequence ATGATAAAAGCGAGAAATATACACAAATCTTATGATGATTTAGAGGTATTAAAAGGGGTAGATATAGAAATAAAAGATGCCGAAGTAGTTTCTATTGTGGGAGAATCTGGCGCAGGGAAATCTACATTGCTTCAGATTTTGGGGACTCTGGATTTGCCGACGGATATACAGCAACACCAGACCGAAATCACCATAGATGGGCAGTCGTTTCTAAAGATGAAAGACCAAGAACTCTCCCGGTTTAGGAATGAAAATATCGGTTTTGTTTTCCAAAATCATCAGTTGTTGCCAGAGTTTACGGCGTTGGAGAATGTGCTGTTGCCCATTAAAATTTCAGCTAAAGATGAAGCCGAATACATCAAGAAAGCTTATAGCCTTTTTGAGGAACTTAAAATAGAAGAGCGGATGCACCATAAGCCCAAGCAACTCTCTGGCGGCGAGGCACAAAGAGTAGCGGTAATCAGAGCGTTAATCAACTCGCCAAAGGTTATTTTTGCCGATGAGCCCACAGGGAATTTAGATTCTAAAAATGCCGAAGCCCTCCACCAGCTTTTCTTTGATTTGAGGGATAAATACCACCAAACATTCATCATTGTAACCCATAATAACAGCTTGGCAGACCGCACGGATAGAAAATTGGTGATGCGTGACGGAATGATTTTGTAA